A region from the Falco peregrinus isolate bFalPer1 chromosome 19, bFalPer1.pri, whole genome shotgun sequence genome encodes:
- the PMVK gene encoding phosphomevalonate kinase isoform X1, giving the protein MAAPRAVLLLSGKRKSGKDFVAEELRSRLGPDICTILRLSGPLKEQYAKEHGLDFQRLLDASAYKELYRQDMIRWGEERRHADPGFFCRMAVAGAAQPVWVVSDTRRLSDVEWFQAAYGAAVQTVRVVASEETRKRRNWVFVAGVDDAESECGLDQGVAFDWVITNDGDAVSLDQQLEMLLRSLRGQL; this is encoded by the exons ATGGCGGCGCCGCGcgcggtgctgctgctgagcggGAAGAGGAAGTCGGGGAAGGACTTCGTGGCCGAGGAGCTCCGGAGCCG GCTGGGCCCCGACATCTGCACCATCCTGCGCCTCTCCGGGCCCCTCAAGGAGCAGTATGCCAAG GAGCATGGCCTGGATTTCCAGCGGCTCCTGGACGCCAGTGCCTACAAGGAGCTGTACCGGCAGGACATGATCCGCTGGGGCGAGGAGAGGCGCCACGCCGACCCCGGCTTCTTCTGCAGGATGGCAGTGGCGGGGGCAGCGCAGCCAGTGTGG GTGGTGAGCGACACGCGGCGCCTCTCGGATGTGGAGTGGTTCCAGGCCGCGTACGGGGCTGCGGTGCAGACCGTGCGGGTGGTGGCCAGCGAGGAGacgaggaagaggaggaactgggtCTTTGTGGCTG GGGTGGATGATGCCGAGTCCGAGTGTGGCCTGGACCAAGGAGTGGCCTTCGACTGGGTGATCACCAACGACGGGGACGCGGTGTCCCTGgaccagcagctggagatgctCCTGCGGTCCCTTCGCGGCCAGTTATAG
- the PMVK gene encoding phosphomevalonate kinase isoform X2, whose amino-acid sequence MIRWGEERRHADPGFFCRMAVAGAAQPVWVVSDTRRLSDVEWFQAAYGAAVQTVRVVASEETRKRRNWVFVAGVDDAESECGLDQGVAFDWVITNDGDAVSLDQQLEMLLRSLRGQL is encoded by the exons ATGATCCGCTGGGGCGAGGAGAGGCGCCACGCCGACCCCGGCTTCTTCTGCAGGATGGCAGTGGCGGGGGCAGCGCAGCCAGTGTGG GTGGTGAGCGACACGCGGCGCCTCTCGGATGTGGAGTGGTTCCAGGCCGCGTACGGGGCTGCGGTGCAGACCGTGCGGGTGGTGGCCAGCGAGGAGacgaggaagaggaggaactgggtCTTTGTGGCTG GGGTGGATGATGCCGAGTCCGAGTGTGGCCTGGACCAAGGAGTGGCCTTCGACTGGGTGATCACCAACGACGGGGACGCGGTGTCCCTGgaccagcagctggagatgctCCTGCGGTCCCTTCGCGGCCAGTTATAG